CCCTATCCACGGCCATAAGTGTCGATGATCTATGAGAAACAGTAATCAGGCTTATTTCTCCAAGGAGCTGTTTTATATTCAATAATATCTTTTCCTCGCTGGCTGAATCCACAGAAGACATTGCCTCATCAAGGATCAGGATCCTGGGCCTTTTAATTATTGCACGGGCAATGGCGATCCTTTGCTTTTGTCCTTCTGATATCTTGCAGGCATTTTCACCTATAACCGTTTCATATCCATCAGGAAGATTATTTATAAAATCATCGGCCAAAGAATGCCTGGCGGCCTCACATATCTCAGCCCTACTCGCGTTCTTTTTTCCATAGGCAATATTGTTCGCTACAGTATCGTTGAACAAAAAAGGTTCCTGCAATGCCATGCCGATCTGTTCTTTTAGGCTCCCCATCTTCATGTCCTTGATATTGACACCATCAATAAGGATCTCTCCCTGCCATGGATCATAAAGCCTTACGATTAAATTCAATAATGTGGTCTTGCCAGCGCCTGAAGGCGCAAAAAAACCAATATGCTTATTGCCTTCTATTGAAAAACTTAGATCCTTTAGGATAGGCTTGCCCGGCATATATCCAAAGCTAACGTTTTTAAATTGTATATTGCCTTGACTGAAAACAATGTTTCTTGCGCCTTTGTCCTCAATGACCATCCCTTCTTCATCTAAAATAGCAGCCACCCTTTGACAGGAGATAAGCCCCAATACAGCTGTTTGAAAAAATCCTACAAAGCTATTCTGCATAGCTACTAGCTGCCCCAGGTAGACCAATATCGCTGCAAGACTTCCAAGACTCATTTCTCCCCTGATAACCATATATCCGCCGTAAAAACTAATAAGGCCTATAATGATCTTACTCCCCGCATTCGCGGCAAAAGCGCCAAAGATATCCAGCCTTACACTGCTAAGCTCTATCTTTATATTGTCCATCAACTGCCTCAGGTATTTCTTCGTCTCGACATTTTCTTTATTAAATACCTTAATAAG
This is a stretch of genomic DNA from Candidatus Gorgyraea atricola. It encodes these proteins:
- a CDS encoding ABC transporter ATP-binding protein, whose product is MNFSRHKIRLDKKQQALFLRFIKLLLPYREKWAAIIFLSGFGALLGLINPYLTKLVVDKAIGNKDLKTFVILVIIGGAVFIVIGIINGFGQYLERYVKLRIKFDLNKKVFKKIEILPLSWFQNKSTGEHLYKIDHDISRVKDLVATTLPRAIALFPKLVLILIIISHLNWRIAVLAFFLTPFLYLPSYYFINKRRKVWERLIGNSQNIFKSIQELFSHIPLIKVFNKENVETKKYLRQLMDNIKIELSSVRLDIFGAFAANAGSKIIIGLISFYGGYMVIRGEMSLGSLAAILVYLGQLVAMQNSFVGFFQTAVLGLISCQRVAAILDEEGMVIEDKGARNIVFSQGNIQFKNVSFGYMPGKPILKDLSFSIEGNKHIGFFAPSGAGKTTLLNLIVRLYDPWQGEILIDGVNIKDMKMGSLKEQIGMALQEPFLFNDTVANNIAYGKKNASRAEICEAARHSLADDFINNLPDGYETVIGENACKISEGQKQRIAIARAIIKRPRILILDEAMSSVDSASEEKILLNIKQLLGEISLITVSHRSSTLMAVDRVYSLEASNIHQKSAA